AAAACTGTTCTGCTGCTGTTGCAATTTCAGTAATCGATCCGCCGATTTTAATAATCGCTGTTCCGTCGGCCATTACTGGAACTCCTTGCTCCGTATAGACTTCAGGCGTTGTTACTTCAAGCTTACTTGATAAGAGACTTAGTGGTTTAGCTTGTTGAAAAATCGGAAATACAAATGTACCTCCGCCACGGATGATTTTTACCCGGTTTCCTGAATCGTCTTTATGTACATTTTTGGTCCCCAGGTAACTTCCTGTTACGATAAGCGCTTCGTCTGGGCCAACTGTTTTGTATTTTGAAATGTACACAAGAATGACTGCCAATAAAACAAATGCGACAACTCCAATTGCTAACCAAATTCCTGGCATGGTGTTTCCCCCTTTTAGTTTTTAATCTGCGAAACGGAATGGTTCATATTCTTTTACAATAAGCGTGCTTTCTTTCACATCAATTACAAGCACTTCTTTCCCGTAATCGATGGCACTGTTTTCATAACCAGAAGCACGTTTTGATATAAGTCCATTCACTGTTTCAATGACGACCTCACCGAATCCATCTACTGGCACGGGCACAATAACTCTACCGACTTGCCCAGTTAATGAAGCTTCCGTGTAGGCAAGCGATACCTCTGCTGATGAAAGCGGAAGTAAAACAAAAAAGTAAAGTAGTAAATCAAGTACAAAGGCGATGGCTAAAGCTACAATTATAATGATGCCACTGTTCCAGTCCACGGCGAGTTCCAAAATATATCCGGAAGCAGCCGTAAATGTTAAAAATGAAAGCACAACCGCTGGATCCAAAAATGGACTTGCTTCACCGATTCCTTCTGCGACGTCACTAAAAAAGACGTAAATAATTGTAATGAGACCTAAAATGATTAACGCGTACAAGTAAAATTGCACGATTGGCAAACCAAATAGCTCCATTTTCCACACCCCTTTACCCTACTATACTCTTCATCAACTATAGATACGTATGAAGTTGGCGAAAGTTTCAAATTACAGAAGTTTTATTTTAAATAATCTAGTTTTTAAAAAATAACTCTGCTAATGTTTTGATTTGCCAGTTTTATTGTTATAATTGAGCTGTACATAATTAAATTCCGATAACACGGATGGAGGCTTTGAAATGTTTAGTCTACGAAAAACAGATCCATTTTTCACGGCTTTATTGGCAATCGCGGAGCATGTGCAAGAAGCAGTTCACTACGCGCATGATTTCAAAATAAATAATGCTGCGGATTTGAAAGAAGTAAGTATTAAACTTAAAAATTATGAGAGATCGGGCGACGATTTAGTCTATGAGTTGACGACGAAGCTCAACACATCGTTCATGACACCTATTGAGCGTGATGATATTTTACATCTTTCCATCAGAATGGATGATATTCTCGATGGGATTGAGCACTTTGCTGCGCATCTTGAAATGTTTTCGTTAATAGATATTGATGAATATGTTCACTCGTTCATGGAAAATATCGTCAAAAGTACGGATGAAATCGTCAAAGCGCTAGAATTACTTTCAAAAAGAAAATTAGTCGAAATGAGAGAACATGCCATTACGATTAAAAGATTGGAAAGTATTTGTGATGACATTTACCGAACTTCTATAAAACAACTTTTCATCACTGAAAAAGATCCAATTCGAATCATCCAATTTAAAGATATATATGAACAACTTGAAGATATTGCGGATTATTGTGAAGATGTTGCGAACACAATTGAGGCAATTATTATGCGTAACGCGTAAGGGGGAACCAAATGACTACCATACTGGTCCTTACAATACTCGTCGTCATTTTTGCATTGGCATTCGACTTTATTAATGGATTCCATGACACGGCAAACGCAATCGCAACTTCTGTTTCGACTCGCGCGTTGAGACCGCGAACAGCTGTTTATATGGCGGCAATTATGAACTTTATCGGAGCCTTAACATTTACCGGCGTTGCCAAAACAATTTCCAAAGACATTGTTGATCCATTCGTTCTTGATAATGGAGCACTCGTTATTTTAGCAGCGCTCACGGCGGCGATCGCTTGGAACCTGATTACTTGGTATTTTGGAATTCCGTCGAGTTCCTCACACGCATTGATCGGTTCGATTGCTGGAGCTGCAATCGCCGCTGCAGGATTCGGTATTTTAAATTACAGAGGTTTCGGTAAAATTTTACAGGCACTTCTTATTTCGCCGTTTATCGCTTTATTCGTTGGATTCTTAATGATGTCGCTATTCAAGGTATTATTGAAAAACAGAAACTTATTCACGGCGAATACTCGAATTCGTTATTTACAAATCGGGACGGCTGCCCTTCAAGCATTCACTCACGGAACAAATGATGCGCAAAAAGCGATGGGGATCATTACAATGGCCCTTATCGCAGGTGGATTGCAAGCAGGCGACGATATTCAACTATGGGTCCGGGTTTCTGCGGCGGCAGCGATGGGACTGGGAACTTCCGTTGGTGGTTATAAAATTATAAAAACAGTCGGCACTAAAATCATGAAGATCCGCCCAGTGAACGGAGCCGCCGCTGATTTATCTTCGGCCGGAATTATTTTCGCTGCTACGCTTCTACATTTGCCAGTAAGTACGACGCACGTTATTTCTTCCGCTATCATGGGAGTTGGAACGGCGCAACGGGTGCGCGGAGTTAACTGGGGCGTGGCACAAAGAATCGTTTTAACATGGATTATTACGTTGCCGATTTCAGCATTACTTGCAGCAATTGTTTATAAAGTACTCGCATTGTTTTTATAACTTAAACATTTCCCTTGCATTCTGCGAATATCCCTGTTATGATAAAGAAGAATTATTTTTGTTCGACAACATGATGGTCTCGAAAAATCTTGACCGCTTCAAGACTTGAGCAAGGATAGTAACACAATGTGTGTAAATATTACACACGAGGAGGAAACAAACATGGAACAAGGTAAAGTAAAATGGTTTAACGCAGAAAAAGGTTTTGGATTCATCGAACGTGAAGATGGCGACGACGTATTCGTACATTTCTCAGCTATCCAAGGCGAAGGATTCAAGTCTCTTGAAGAAGGCCAAGACGTGACTTTCGAAATCGAGCAAGGCGAACGTGGACTTCAAGCTTCAAACGTTGAAAAAAACTAATTTGAACTAACCATTCAAAAGCCATTCCCTTAGGGGAATGGCTTTTTTCTTTGTTTATTTTTGAGCAATGCACAACTTTTAAAAAAGACATTCCAGACTTTATCCGTTATTATTATAGAAGTATAGAATTCTATTTCCATATGGAAGGATTGACTACTTTGCGCACACTCGCTCGTTTCGTTACAAGTAGCTATAAATACATAATTTTCGCATGGATTGCTATTTTTATCGTTATGGCAATTTTCGCGATTCGCCTCCCTAGCATGTTACAAGGTGACGGCTTCGAAATGAACGGAGAGCATGCGGCTGTCATGGATATTGTTTCAGAGACGTTTGATATGCCCGCTGAAACCATGTTGCTCGTATTCGATCATGTAGATGATCAGAAGATTTCATCGACAATCGAAGACATTGAAAAACTTGATGTGACGTCGGGAATTGATTCGCCATTAAAGGACGAATCGCTTTATAAAGAAAACGTGTCTTATGCACTTCTCCACTTCGGGGATGAAACCGATAATATGTCCGAAGTCGTAACGGATATTCGGGATGTCATCGGAGATCAAGCCGGAATTACTTTAACCGGTGCTTCAGCGATTTCCAAAGATATTAACACAGCAAGTCAGAAAGATCTTATTACCGCAGAGGCGATTGGACTTCCGATTGCGATTATTGTTTTGCTGTTCGCTTTCGGGACTGTTGTTGCATCGATGGTTCCGCTTATGATTGGAATCGTCACTGTCATTTCTTCATTCGGTATTTTGACGATTTTAGGTGCTCAAATCGATTTGTCCATATTTGTTTTGAATATTATTCCGATGCTTGGACTCGCACTCAGTATCGACTTCGCTTTATTGTTTATTAGCCGCTTTCGTGAAGAACGTGTTCATATCGATATACTTGAAGCGACAACTACCACGATTCTTACTGCTGGGCGCTCGGTGATTTTTTCAGCGTTCTGTGTCTTTATCGGGCTCGGGGCCATGTTATTAATTCGTGTTGACATTTTTCAAAACATTGCAGTCGGCGGAATGATTGTCGTCGCCATGGCGGTGCTCAGTTCGGTAACGCTCTTACCTTCTGTTCTTATCGCACTTGGTGATCGGATTGAAAAACTGCGCATTTTAAAAGTGAGCTCCAACGGCTCGAATGCTTGGCGTAAATTTGCAAACGCGGTGATTAAACGTCCGGTTCTAATCACGCTTGTTGCTGTAATTTTACTCGGCATTGCTGTCATTCCTGTGAAAAACATGGAATTGGCGATTCCTGAAATCGATTCGCTCCCGGAGTCGTACGATTCCCGTTCCGCTTTTGAATTGATCGAAAAAGAGTTTGATTTGTCGGGTGAATCTTCACTTTATCTAATCGCCGAGCGCTCTGGCGGTTGGGAGGATGAAGATGGACTTAAGTCAATGAAGGAACTTGAGGATCAATTGCTAAACGATAAACTTGTTAAAAATGCCACGACGATATTTAGCGCGAGTGAAATCGACTCCGTTGAACAGTGGAATCAAGCCGTGCAAGTGCCTGAAATGGCGGCGGGACTTAATCCGCTAATTGAAACATTCGTGAAGGATGAACAACTAATGATTCCTGTAACGCTGTCAGCGGATGGTTCATCTGAAGAAGCGCAGGATTGGGTTCGTGAATGGTCGGATAAAGAAACGGATTGGAATTTACTGATTGGCGGAGCGGCAAAATTCAACCAGGAAATCTTCGATGAAATTTGGGATAAAATCGGATATGTTCTCGGATTGATTATTGTTTCGACGTTCTTTATTCTCATGATTGCATTTAGATCGCTGTTAATCCCTGTGAAGGCCATTCTGATGAATATCATCGGATTGTCCGCTACATTCGGGATTCTCGTGTATATCTTCCAATACGGGCATTTCGGACTGACTGCGGGGTCTATCGCGCTAATCATCCCCGTCATCGTCTTTAGCCTTGTCTTCGGATTAAGCATGGACTATGAAGTGTTCTTAATTTCAAGGATGCAGGAAGAGTATGCGAATTCGTTTGATAATGACAAAGCAACGGTCGAAGGACTTGCGACGACGAGTAAAGTGATCACTTCTGCGGCGCTGATCATGATTGTACTCACGGGGGCTTTCGCCTTCACAGACGTCATGCCCGTGAAACAAATCGGGGTCGGCATTGCTATCGCTGTCGCCATTGACGCGACGATTATTCGACTTCTACTCGTTCCAAGCTTGATGAAGTTGTTCGGTAAATGGAATTGGTGGTTGCCGTTTGGGAAAGGGCTTTATAAAGGTAAGGGAAAACAATAATTTTAAAATGGTTTCGTCTTCTGCTATAGAAGTACGAAACCATTTTTTTGTTGTTGAATTGTTTATAGATTGAATGGTACAATTACCCGAATAGATTCAATTATCTAACCAATCCATCCAGGAGGCACTATGAAAAAACTAATAAAGTTGCTTATTTCCCCTTTTAGTCTTTATAGCATTATCCGCAATTAGTTATATGATCATATTTAGTCAGAATTTGAAGTTTGGCATCGGCGTTGGTTTTCTGTTACTTTTTTTCTGCGCTATTCTTTTTTGTATCGCTACTTCCGGAATGGTTATTGGAAATTTAAAAGTCTTGATGCTTCGCAATCGACTTGAAGTATTTGGTCTATTAGCACTTTCGATATGCCTTGCAATACTTATTGGATTATTTACCGTTGCAAATTCAGGACTAGTACATATTTCTCCTAACTTGGATTTAGAAGGAAAGACCAGATTCGTTATAAGCAATTTTTTCAAAGTACCTTCACAGAAGAATTTATTGGTAGAAAAAAAGGACGGGATCACCTACTTCTATTCACTTGAAACTGAACAGTATATCAATCGATTTCATACGCTACTTCTCGAAGAAAAATCTACATTTGACAATTTTTTCGGAAGTGATGACTTGGCACCCTTAACAATTGAAATCTATGATGATTTGAAATCATTAAACGATAAACAAATATACCTGAACGATATCGGCGGCTATTACAATGAAAAAAATCACTCAATTCATCTTGTAGGCGAAGAGAATATTTGGCCACTAGTCCTTCTTCATGAATATACACATTATCGGATAGATCAATTCGGAAAAGCGAATGACTTTCCTTCTTTTGAACGCCTACCTGTTTGGTTTCATGAAGGACTTAGTGAAGTTATGGGGCATGGGATTGATAATTTTAACCTAGGCGATATAAATCATATTTCAATTCAGGACTTTAATTTATTGGATCATTATGATAGTTTCCATCAACTTAGACACGAAGGGCATGACCCATATCAACAAAGTTATTTTGCCGTTCAATCTATTGTTGATAATTACGGAGTAAAGGCACTCCAAAGACTTCTTCTTTCAAAAACAATTGACGGATTTTATGATAACCTTGAAAAATTAACAAATAAAAGCTTAGATGAATTTCAACAAACATTTCCAGAAAATCTAGTGGCTGCACAAGAACTGATTAATGATAAGTTTTCATCGGCCAGAGAGGCAATGAACACTAAGAACTACGACAAATCTGAAACGATTTTGACAGATGTTATTTATGAAGGAAACCAGGCGAGTGTTTCACGGGCTAATTATGAGTTACTCAACCTATATTTGGAACAAAATCTATTCGAAAAAGCATTAACACAACTAGATATATTAAATTCGAATGAAGAGAATGGAAATAAAACGATTACCCTAAAACAACAAGCAGAAATTTATCTTTTAGTTGATTCGAAGAAAGCGTTAACTACAATCAAGCTTGCAAAAGTTGAAGTGCCAACCGATCATTGGTTGAATCCGATTATCGATGAATTAGCTGAAGCTTTTCGGTTAATAAATTCGGACAACCCAGTCGAAGGATACCGATTACTTTTTGAGGAAGACTTATTAATCTCCGACAAAGTCCTGACAAATTTACACGAGAAATTAGTTATAGAATATCCAGGAGAATTTTAAACCTATAAAAAACACACCTGGTTTCCTGTATAACCCGTTCAGTTCACTGGTAAAAAATGTGAATTAACACACCATTTAGCACCACAAATAGCATCGTATCAGAGCATCAATTAGCACCCTTGGCGGTGCTTTTTCTATTGAAAAACTGGAAAGTAGAATTCAATTTCGTCTAACAATATAATTTTTGACGACATAAAAAAAGGATCCCATTAGGTCCTTTTATGATAATAATTATTCAACAATCGCACCCGATTCTGGAATAGCGCTTTCCTTTATTAGTGATACTGCTAATTGTAATGCGATTATCATTTATATTTATTGCTGCCTGGTAACGCTTTGATAATATTCCAAGCTTCAATTGCATCTTCTCTGTTTTTATCCTTATTTTTTGGATCAGCAAAATAATCTCTCGTAAATTGATTGTATTCAAATTGTGAGCCTATTTTTCTCTTATAGGACGGGTCTTTTTTTCTTTCTTCTTCCTCATACCATGCATCAACTACATCCCGATAGGTTTTTCCTACATTTTCTTTAAAATAATTTTGGATATAAGTTGAGAAGTGAAATTTCGGAATTACCGATTCAAAGAAAGCTCTAACTATCTGACTACAACGATGGTT
This genomic window from Sporosarcina sp. Marseille-Q4063 contains:
- a CDS encoding inorganic phosphate transporter gives rise to the protein MTTILVLTILVVIFALAFDFINGFHDTANAIATSVSTRALRPRTAVYMAAIMNFIGALTFTGVAKTISKDIVDPFVLDNGALVILAALTAAIAWNLITWYFGIPSSSSHALIGSIAGAAIAAAGFGILNYRGFGKILQALLISPFIALFVGFLMMSLFKVLLKNRNLFTANTRIRYLQIGTAALQAFTHGTNDAQKAMGIITMALIAGGLQAGDDIQLWVRVSAAAAMGLGTSVGGYKIIKTVGTKIMKIRPVNGAAADLSSAGIIFAATLLHLPVSTTHVISSAIMGVGTAQRVRGVNWGVAQRIVLTWIITLPISALLAAIVYKVLALFL
- a CDS encoding DUF6434 domain-containing protein, with the translated sequence MRPELTSDLNVNDFCNFYWLKEELQNFCRENGISASGSKMEITGRITVFLETGKIQKPMRKRSSSSKKGKLKELSLDTVITENHRCSQIVRAFFESVIPKFHFSTYIQNYFKENVGKTYRDVVDAWYEEEERKKDPSYKRKIGSQFEYNQFTRDYFADPKNKDKNREDAIEAWNIIKALPGSNKYK
- a CDS encoding cold-shock protein, producing MEQGKVKWFNAEKGFGFIEREDGDDVFVHFSAIQGEGFKSLEEGQDVTFEIEQGERGLQASNVEKN
- a CDS encoding peptidase MA family metallohydrolase — translated: MVEKKDGITYFYSLETEQYINRFHTLLLEEKSTFDNFFGSDDLAPLTIEIYDDLKSLNDKQIYLNDIGGYYNEKNHSIHLVGEENIWPLVLLHEYTHYRIDQFGKANDFPSFERLPVWFHEGLSEVMGHGIDNFNLGDINHISIQDFNLLDHYDSFHQLRHEGHDPYQQSYFAVQSIVDNYGVKALQRLLLSKTIDGFYDNLEKLTNKSLDEFQQTFPENLVAAQELINDKFSSAREAMNTKNYDKSETILTDVIYEGNQASVSRANYELLNLYLEQNLFEKALTQLDILNSNEENGNKTITLKQQAEIYLLVDSKKALTTIKLAKVEVPTDHWLNPIIDELAEAFRLINSDNPVEGYRLLFEEDLLISDKVLTNLHEKLVIEYPGEF
- a CDS encoding DUF47 domain-containing protein is translated as MFSLRKTDPFFTALLAIAEHVQEAVHYAHDFKINNAADLKEVSIKLKNYERSGDDLVYELTTKLNTSFMTPIERDDILHLSIRMDDILDGIEHFAAHLEMFSLIDIDEYVHSFMENIVKSTDEIVKALELLSKRKLVEMREHAITIKRLESICDDIYRTSIKQLFITEKDPIRIIQFKDIYEQLEDIADYCEDVANTIEAIIMRNA
- a CDS encoding MMPL family transporter — its product is MEGLTTLRTLARFVTSSYKYIIFAWIAIFIVMAIFAIRLPSMLQGDGFEMNGEHAAVMDIVSETFDMPAETMLLVFDHVDDQKISSTIEDIEKLDVTSGIDSPLKDESLYKENVSYALLHFGDETDNMSEVVTDIRDVIGDQAGITLTGASAISKDINTASQKDLITAEAIGLPIAIIVLLFAFGTVVASMVPLMIGIVTVISSFGILTILGAQIDLSIFVLNIIPMLGLALSIDFALLFISRFREERVHIDILEATTTTILTAGRSVIFSAFCVFIGLGAMLLIRVDIFQNIAVGGMIVVAMAVLSSVTLLPSVLIALGDRIEKLRILKVSSNGSNAWRKFANAVIKRPVLITLVAVILLGIAVIPVKNMELAIPEIDSLPESYDSRSAFELIEKEFDLSGESSLYLIAERSGGWEDEDGLKSMKELEDQLLNDKLVKNATTIFSASEIDSVEQWNQAVQVPEMAAGLNPLIETFVKDEQLMIPVTLSADGSSEEAQDWVREWSDKETDWNLLIGGAAKFNQEIFDEIWDKIGYVLGLIIVSTFFILMIAFRSLLIPVKAILMNIIGLSATFGILVYIFQYGHFGLTAGSIALIIPVIVFSLVFGLSMDYEVFLISRMQEEYANSFDNDKATVEGLATTSKVITSAALIMIVLTGAFAFTDVMPVKQIGVGIAIAVAIDATIIRLLLVPSLMKLFGKWNWWLPFGKGLYKGKGKQ